A region of Streptomyces deccanensis DNA encodes the following proteins:
- a CDS encoding class III extradiol dioxygenase subunit B-like domain-containing protein — MLVAAAVCPCPPLLVPEVAAGAAPELEPARDACADALGVLAAARPDRLVVVGPDGRDASYPEGTGGSFRGFGVDLDVRLGRGGNGDPTARLPASLAVAAWLLDRTGWADAPMEGLGVAEPITVERCMHIGREVAGSAGRVALLVMGDASACRTLKAPGYLDDRAAGFDARVARALDDADIEALRALDTGLARELQASGRAPWQILAGAAEGAGLDGSLLYDDAPYGVGYLVAAWS, encoded by the coding sequence ATGCTTGTCGCCGCCGCCGTCTGCCCCTGTCCGCCGTTGCTCGTGCCCGAGGTCGCCGCCGGGGCCGCGCCCGAGCTGGAACCGGCGCGGGACGCGTGCGCGGACGCGCTCGGGGTGCTCGCCGCCGCGCGGCCGGACCGGCTGGTGGTCGTCGGCCCCGACGGGCGCGACGCGTCGTATCCGGAAGGCACGGGCGGCTCGTTCCGGGGCTTCGGCGTGGACCTCGACGTCCGCCTCGGGCGCGGGGGGAACGGCGACCCGACGGCCCGGCTGCCCGCCTCCCTCGCCGTCGCCGCCTGGCTGCTCGACCGCACGGGCTGGGCCGACGCACCGATGGAGGGGCTCGGGGTGGCGGAACCGATCACCGTCGAGCGGTGTATGCACATCGGGAGGGAAGTCGCCGGGTCGGCCGGGCGGGTCGCTCTGCTGGTGATGGGCGACGCCAGCGCGTGCCGCACGCTGAAGGCCCCGGGGTACCTGGACGACCGCGCGGCCGGTTTCGACGCGCGGGTCGCGCGTGCGCTCGACGACGCCGACATCGAGGCTCTGCGTGCGCTGGACACCGGGCTCGCCCGCGAGCTGCAGGCCTCTGGTCGCGCCCCCTGGCAGATCCTCGCGGGCGCCGCGGAGGGCGCGGGCCTGGACGGCAGCCTGCTCTACGACGACGCGCCGTACGGCGTGGGCTACCTGGTGGCCGCCTGGTCATAG
- a CDS encoding antitoxin, protein MGLLDNVKTKLSPAKDKISHLAQKHEDKIQHGLDKAAHTVDRKTKGKYSDRIQSGTGRAKHAMDRLAHHDDGHTPPPPGGGGPTPPGGGATPPPPAS, encoded by the coding sequence ATGGGCCTGCTGGATAATGTGAAAACCAAACTCTCCCCGGCCAAGGACAAGATCTCGCACCTCGCGCAGAAGCACGAGGACAAGATCCAGCACGGTCTCGACAAGGCCGCGCACACGGTCGACAGGAAGACCAAGGGCAAGTACAGCGACAGGATCCAGTCGGGCACGGGCAGGGCGAAGCACGCCATGGACCGACTCGCGCACCACGACGACGGTCACACACCGCCGCCTCCGGGCGGCGGCGGCCCCACGCCTCCGGGCGGCGGCGCCACGCCTCCGCCTCCGGCTTCCTGA
- a CDS encoding FtsK/SpoIIIE domain-containing protein — MKLLITTVDGADSRGSQDVLLTASGSTPVEDVAAHLARLRAGEPDETDGSSPGPAPACFLGDEPLAPGTPLSGTRLMDGSVVALGRPQAPTATAYGPERDAMPQPHRLDHAPVVELQVVGGPDAGRVYPLGLGTHGIGPLEDAAVPLEGRGLPSEGIRVTVRPDGSAVVELREGGPARLSVPEPPEHRGRPDTPLLPLAEQDEENEEEGTGPEEDAEGPALPDGWQPWDVGAELSVGEYLLRLTEPTPRDAAVVPSEGGGGLDYNRPPRILPHLAPERFRLPGPPDPPARRPIPLMVSLAPMVFGVAMMLFWNSYFYLIFMFLSPVLMAANYVSGRRQARKDYEERSRVYRQRRASLEEDVREKVATERRLRTESAPDPAVAGLWAVGPGRRLWERRRGDPDHLALRIGTAPQPSLLGIDDTAREDNHTAVHWTIPDAPVSVGLVDSGVVGLAGAPGPVQALARWMTAQAAILHTPRDLRIVVLTDKGSEDSWNWARWLPHSRDGLPGTRGGAVTLIGNDPETVANRVAELVSTLRTRQRAAESTMSKALLSEPDVLVVMDGARRLRDVPGVVAILKEGPGVRIFPLCLDQEERLLPEECTAVVRHENHRLTLRRTGLPDITDIRPDLVEPDWCERAARGIAPIRDVTPDASEGLPTEVGLLELLGLPQPSAELITARWSQRPASTGVLLGAGYDGPVAFDLVKDGPHGLVAGTTGSGKSELLQTFVASLAAMNRPDELTFVLVDYKGGSAFKDCVDLPHTLGMVTDLDSHLVQRALTSLSAELTRREHLLAEAGAKDLPEYQGMRRRTPELAPVPRLVIVIDEFATLYREIPDFIPGLVSIAQRGRSLGIHLILATQRPAGVVNSDIRANTNLRIALRVTDSSESMDVIDTKDAVSISPATPGRALARLGHGTVVPFQTAYAGTPRPIAKPSAEARARQERQAAEEARIWGTALHWQRLGRAVARPGAPDGRPDTDPADLMAEEAPTDLNALVEALSEAARLADCVPQPSPWLPALGQHVLIDDLPQPDTSGGARLAPVSWALSDIPEAQAQLPVRLDLAEFGHLYVVGVPRSGRSQVLRTMAGALARAHSSADVHLYGIDFAGGALTALGVLPNTGAVVPRGDIERLERLFARLDTDLERRQELLTRHHAGNLTELRELVAPGDRPAHVMLFIDGWDALIEAVADHNGGRLVEQVNRLLREGAAAGIHLVATSERALLSGRATALNDNKLLLRLNDRTDYHAVGKRARDIPDLVLPGRGFTSDGGTEIQVALLAPGASGQEQAEALRAIGADATRRDAGLPADRRPARIGTLPVKVTFTDAYEKVGEEFRRPMWGLLGLGGDDVSPVGVDFAETSPTFSVVGPPGSGRSTTLAALAVSLLASGTRLVVLAPRESPLRTLGSHPGVRLITATEPTVEEFTEALEAGAGPRVVVVDDADLFVLPDIDQNLRSLAQSGRDHGIGIVIAATAETMTGAMGWLSALKRHRKGVLLGPQSILEGDNIGARLAHAHLRGRKPGRGLTVDPRTGELINVQIPETVLDADH, encoded by the coding sequence GTGAAACTCCTCATCACGACAGTCGACGGCGCCGATTCCCGCGGCAGCCAGGACGTTCTGCTCACCGCGTCCGGCAGCACCCCCGTCGAGGACGTCGCCGCGCACCTGGCCCGGCTGCGCGCCGGGGAGCCGGACGAGACCGACGGCTCGTCACCCGGCCCCGCCCCCGCCTGCTTCCTGGGCGACGAGCCCCTCGCGCCTGGCACCCCGCTGTCCGGCACGCGGCTCATGGACGGCAGCGTCGTCGCCCTGGGCCGCCCCCAGGCCCCGACCGCCACCGCGTACGGCCCCGAGCGCGACGCGATGCCGCAGCCGCACCGGCTCGACCACGCGCCCGTGGTCGAACTCCAGGTGGTGGGCGGCCCCGACGCCGGACGCGTGTACCCCCTCGGCCTCGGCACCCACGGCATCGGCCCCCTGGAGGACGCCGCCGTGCCCCTCGAAGGCCGCGGCCTGCCGAGCGAGGGCATCCGGGTGACCGTACGCCCGGACGGCTCGGCCGTCGTGGAGCTCCGCGAGGGCGGGCCCGCCCGGCTGTCCGTGCCGGAACCGCCGGAGCACCGGGGGCGGCCCGACACCCCGTTGTTGCCCCTCGCCGAACAGGACGAGGAGAACGAGGAGGAGGGCACGGGCCCCGAGGAGGACGCCGAAGGCCCGGCCCTCCCCGACGGCTGGCAGCCGTGGGACGTCGGAGCGGAGCTGTCGGTCGGCGAGTATCTGCTGCGGCTGACCGAACCGACCCCGAGGGACGCCGCCGTGGTGCCGTCCGAGGGCGGCGGCGGGCTCGACTACAACCGGCCGCCGCGCATCCTGCCCCACCTGGCACCCGAGCGCTTCCGGCTGCCCGGCCCGCCCGACCCCCCGGCCCGCAGGCCGATCCCGCTGATGGTCTCGCTCGCCCCGATGGTCTTCGGCGTGGCCATGATGCTGTTCTGGAACTCGTACTTCTATCTGATCTTCATGTTCCTCTCGCCGGTGCTCATGGCGGCGAACTACGTCAGCGGACGGCGCCAGGCCCGCAAGGACTACGAGGAGCGGTCCCGCGTCTACCGGCAGCGCCGGGCCTCCCTGGAGGAGGACGTCCGCGAGAAGGTCGCCACCGAGCGGCGGCTGCGCACCGAGAGCGCGCCCGACCCGGCGGTCGCCGGACTGTGGGCGGTCGGCCCCGGCCGACGGCTCTGGGAGCGCCGGCGCGGCGACCCGGACCACCTCGCCCTGCGCATCGGCACCGCCCCGCAGCCGTCGCTGCTCGGCATCGACGACACGGCCCGCGAGGACAACCACACCGCCGTCCACTGGACCATCCCGGACGCCCCCGTCAGCGTCGGCCTGGTCGACAGCGGCGTGGTCGGACTGGCCGGAGCGCCCGGCCCCGTGCAGGCGCTGGCGCGCTGGATGACGGCCCAGGCCGCCATCCTGCACACCCCGCGCGACCTGCGGATCGTCGTCCTCACCGACAAGGGCTCCGAGGACTCCTGGAACTGGGCCCGCTGGCTGCCCCACTCCCGCGACGGACTGCCCGGCACCCGCGGCGGTGCCGTCACCCTCATCGGCAACGACCCCGAGACGGTCGCCAACCGCGTCGCCGAACTGGTCTCCACCCTGCGCACCCGCCAGCGGGCCGCCGAGTCCACCATGAGCAAGGCACTGCTGAGCGAGCCGGACGTCCTGGTGGTCATGGACGGCGCCCGCCGGCTGCGTGACGTACCGGGCGTGGTCGCGATCCTCAAGGAGGGACCCGGCGTCCGGATCTTCCCGCTCTGCCTGGACCAGGAGGAACGGCTCCTGCCGGAGGAGTGCACCGCCGTCGTCCGCCACGAGAACCACCGGCTGACCCTGCGCCGCACCGGGCTGCCCGACATCACCGACATCCGCCCCGACCTGGTCGAGCCCGACTGGTGCGAACGCGCCGCCCGGGGCATCGCCCCGATCCGGGACGTCACCCCCGACGCCTCCGAGGGTCTGCCCACCGAGGTGGGACTCCTGGAACTCCTCGGACTGCCGCAGCCCAGCGCCGAACTGATCACCGCCCGCTGGTCGCAGCGCCCGGCCTCCACCGGCGTCCTGCTGGGCGCCGGCTACGACGGACCGGTCGCCTTCGACCTGGTCAAGGACGGGCCGCACGGACTCGTCGCCGGCACCACCGGCTCCGGCAAGTCCGAACTGCTGCAGACCTTCGTGGCCTCCCTCGCCGCGATGAACCGCCCCGACGAACTCACCTTCGTCCTCGTCGACTACAAGGGCGGCAGCGCCTTCAAGGACTGCGTCGACCTGCCCCACACCCTCGGCATGGTCACCGACCTCGACAGCCACCTCGTGCAGCGCGCGCTCACCTCGCTGTCCGCCGAACTCACCCGCCGCGAGCACCTCCTGGCCGAGGCCGGCGCCAAGGACCTGCCCGAGTACCAGGGCATGCGCCGCCGGACCCCCGAACTGGCCCCCGTGCCCCGACTGGTGATCGTCATCGACGAGTTCGCCACCCTCTACCGGGAGATCCCCGACTTCATCCCCGGTCTCGTCAGCATCGCCCAGCGCGGCCGCTCCCTCGGCATCCACCTGATCCTGGCCACCCAGCGCCCCGCCGGAGTCGTCAACTCCGACATCCGCGCCAACACCAACCTGCGCATCGCGCTCCGGGTCACCGACTCCTCGGAGAGCATGGACGTCATCGACACCAAGGACGCCGTCAGCATCTCCCCGGCGACCCCCGGCCGCGCCCTGGCCCGGCTCGGCCACGGCACCGTCGTCCCCTTCCAGACCGCGTACGCCGGCACTCCCCGGCCCATCGCGAAGCCGTCCGCCGAGGCCCGGGCCCGCCAGGAGCGGCAGGCCGCCGAGGAGGCCCGGATCTGGGGCACCGCGCTCCACTGGCAGCGCCTCGGCCGAGCCGTCGCCCGGCCCGGAGCCCCGGACGGCCGGCCGGACACGGACCCGGCGGACCTGATGGCCGAGGAGGCGCCCACCGACCTCAACGCCCTGGTGGAGGCCCTGTCCGAGGCCGCCCGCCTCGCCGACTGCGTCCCGCAGCCCAGCCCCTGGCTGCCCGCGCTCGGCCAGCACGTCCTGATCGACGATCTGCCCCAGCCGGACACGTCCGGAGGCGCACGGCTCGCCCCCGTCTCCTGGGCCCTGTCGGACATCCCCGAGGCCCAGGCGCAGCTGCCGGTCCGGCTGGACCTCGCCGAGTTCGGACACCTGTACGTCGTCGGTGTCCCGCGCTCCGGCCGCTCCCAGGTGCTGCGCACCATGGCCGGAGCACTGGCCCGCGCCCACTCCAGCGCCGACGTCCACCTCTACGGCATCGACTTCGCGGGCGGCGCGCTCACCGCGCTGGGCGTGCTCCCGAACACCGGAGCCGTGGTCCCGCGCGGTGACATCGAGCGCCTGGAGCGGCTGTTCGCGCGGCTCGACACCGATCTGGAGCGCCGACAGGAGCTGCTCACCCGCCATCACGCCGGCAACCTCACCGAACTGCGCGAACTGGTCGCCCCCGGGGACCGCCCGGCTCACGTCATGCTGTTCATCGACGGCTGGGACGCCCTGATCGAGGCCGTCGCCGACCACAACGGCGGACGCCTGGTCGAACAGGTCAACCGTCTCCTGCGGGAAGGAGCCGCGGCGGGCATCCACCTCGTCGCCACCTCCGAGCGCGCCCTGCTCTCCGGCCGGGCCACCGCCCTCAACGACAACAAACTGCTGCTGCGCCTGAACGACCGCACCGACTACCACGCCGTAGGCAAACGGGCCCGCGACATCCCCGACCTCGTCCTCCCCGGCCGCGGCTTCACCTCCGACGGCGGCACCGAGATCCAGGTCGCCCTGCTCGCCCCCGGCGCCTCCGGCCAGGAGCAGGCCGAGGCACTGCGCGCGATCGGCGCCGACGCCACCCGCCGCGACGCCGGACTCCCGGCCGACCGCCGCCCCGCCCGCATCGGCACCCTGCCGGTGAAGGTCACGTTCACCGACGCCTACGAGAAGGTGGGGGAGGAGTTCCGGCGGCCGATGTGGGGTCTGCTGGGCCTCGGCGGCGACGACGTCTCCCCGGTCGGCGTGGACTTCGCGGAGACCTCACCCACCTTCTCGGTCGTCGGCCCGCCCGGCTCCGGCCGCAGCACCACCCTCGCCGCCCTCGCCGTCTCCCTGCTGGCCTCCGGCACCCGCCTGGTGGTCCTCGCCCCGCGCGAGTCGCCGCTGCGCACCCTGGGGAGCCACCCCGGCGTACGGCTGATCACCGCGACGGAACCCACGGTCGAGGAGTTCACCGAGGCCCTGGAGGCCGGCGCCGGGCCCCGGGTGGTCGTGGTGGACGACGCCGACCTGTTCGTCCTGCCGGACATCGACCAGAACCTGCGCTCCCTGGCCCAGTCCGGCCGGGACCACGGCATCGGCATCGTCATCGCCGCCACCGCCGAGACCATGACGGGCGCGATGGGCTGGCTCAGCGCCCTGAAACGGCACCGCAAGGGCGTCCTCCTCGGCCCGCAGAGCATCCTGGAGGGCGACAACATCGGCGCCCGCCTCGCCCACGCCCACCTGCGCGGCCGCAAGCCCGGCCGGGGCCTCACCGTCGACCCGCGCACCGGCGAACTGATCAACGTGCAGATCCCGGAGACCGTGCTCGACGCGGACCACTGA
- the dapF gene encoding diaminopimelate epimerase translates to MSTRIAFLKGHGTENDFVIVPDPENAIDLPPAAVAALCDRRAGIGGDGVLHVVRSAAHPEAKALAAEAEWFMDYRNGDGSIAEMCGNGVRVFARYLLHAGHVTAGDLAVATRGGVKKVHIDKDGDVTVGMGAARLPEGVVTVSVGEHSWPARNVNMGNPHAVAFVDDLADAGDLLSAPPFSPASAYPQGVNVEFVVDRGPRHVAMRVHERGSGETRSCGTGACAVAVATARRDGADPAVTGAPATYTVDVPGGTLVITERPDGEIEMTGPAVIVAEGEIDAKWLENAVR, encoded by the coding sequence ATGAGCACGCGGATCGCCTTCCTCAAGGGGCACGGGACCGAGAACGACTTCGTGATCGTCCCGGACCCCGAGAACGCCATCGACCTCCCCCCGGCCGCCGTCGCCGCCCTGTGCGACCGCCGCGCGGGCATCGGTGGTGACGGAGTGCTCCACGTCGTCCGTTCGGCCGCCCACCCCGAGGCGAAGGCGCTGGCCGCCGAGGCGGAGTGGTTCATGGACTACCGCAACGGCGACGGCTCGATCGCCGAGATGTGCGGAAACGGCGTGCGGGTCTTCGCGCGCTACCTCCTGCACGCCGGGCACGTCACCGCGGGCGACCTCGCCGTCGCCACGCGCGGGGGCGTGAAGAAGGTCCACATCGACAAGGACGGTGACGTCACCGTCGGCATGGGCGCCGCCCGGCTCCCCGAGGGTGTCGTGACGGTGAGCGTCGGCGAGCACAGCTGGCCCGCGCGCAACGTGAACATGGGCAACCCGCACGCGGTGGCGTTCGTCGACGACCTCGCGGACGCCGGTGATCTCCTCTCCGCGCCCCCCTTCAGCCCCGCCTCCGCCTACCCGCAGGGCGTCAACGTCGAGTTCGTGGTCGACCGGGGCCCCCGTCACGTGGCGATGCGCGTCCACGAGCGCGGCTCCGGCGAGACCCGCTCCTGCGGCACCGGCGCGTGCGCCGTCGCCGTGGCCACCGCCCGGCGCGACGGCGCCGACCCGGCGGTCACCGGCGCCCCGGCGACCTACACCGTCGACGTGCCCGGCGGCACGCTGGTCATCACCGAACGACCCGACGGCGAGATCGAGATGACCGGCCCCGCGGTGATCGTCGCCGAGGGCGAGATCGACGCCAAGTGGCTGGAAAACGCGGTGCGTTGA
- the miaB gene encoding tRNA (N6-isopentenyl adenosine(37)-C2)-methylthiotransferase MiaB yields the protein MTNSSDRSQAVGVKTYEVRTYGCQMNVHDSERLSGLLEDAGYVRAPADAGEGNADVVVFNTCAVRENADNRLYGNLGRLAPMKTARPGMQIAVGGCLAQKDRDTIVKKAPWVDVVFGTHNIGKLPVLLERARIQDEAQVEIAESLEAFPSTLPTRRESAYAAWVSISVGCNNTCTFCIVPALRGKEKDRRTGDILAEIEALVGEGVSEITLLGQNVNAYGSDIGDREAFSKLLRACGKIEGLERVRFTSPHPRDFTDDVIAAMAETPNVMPQLHMPLQSGSDTVLKAMRRSYRQERYLGIIEKVRASIPHAAITTDIIVGFPGETEEDFEQTMHVVREARFTQAFTFQYSKRPGTPAATMEDQIPKAVVQKRYERLVALQEEISWEENKKQVGRTLELMVAEGEGRKDGATHRLSGRAPDNRLVHFTKPDQEVRPGDVVTVEITYAAPHHLLAEGAVLDVRRTRAGDAWEKRNAAPAEKAAGVMLGLPKIGAPEPLPAATTGGCGVLQ from the coding sequence GTGACCAACAGCAGCGACCGGAGTCAGGCAGTGGGCGTCAAGACATACGAAGTGCGTACTTATGGATGTCAGATGAACGTCCATGACTCCGAACGCCTGTCCGGTCTCCTGGAGGACGCCGGATACGTCCGCGCGCCTGCGGACGCCGGCGAGGGCAACGCCGACGTCGTCGTCTTCAACACCTGCGCCGTCCGGGAGAACGCCGACAACCGCCTCTACGGCAACCTCGGCCGCCTCGCCCCGATGAAGACCGCCCGCCCCGGCATGCAGATCGCCGTCGGCGGCTGTCTGGCCCAGAAGGACCGGGACACCATCGTCAAGAAGGCGCCCTGGGTCGACGTCGTCTTCGGCACGCACAACATCGGCAAGCTGCCCGTCCTGCTGGAGCGCGCCCGGATCCAGGACGAGGCGCAGGTCGAGATCGCCGAGTCCCTCGAGGCGTTCCCCTCCACGCTGCCGACCCGCCGCGAGAGCGCCTACGCCGCCTGGGTCTCGATCTCCGTCGGCTGCAACAACACCTGCACGTTCTGCATCGTCCCGGCCCTGCGCGGCAAGGAGAAGGACCGCCGGACCGGCGACATCCTCGCCGAGATCGAGGCCCTGGTCGGCGAGGGCGTCTCCGAGATCACCCTGCTCGGCCAGAACGTCAACGCCTACGGCTCCGACATCGGCGATCGCGAGGCGTTCAGCAAGCTGCTGCGGGCCTGCGGAAAGATCGAGGGCCTGGAGCGCGTCCGCTTCACCTCGCCCCACCCCCGCGACTTCACCGACGACGTGATCGCCGCCATGGCCGAGACGCCGAACGTGATGCCGCAATTGCACATGCCGCTCCAGTCCGGCTCGGACACGGTCCTGAAGGCCATGCGCCGCTCGTACCGCCAGGAGCGCTACCTCGGGATCATCGAGAAGGTCCGCGCGTCCATCCCGCACGCCGCGATCACCACCGACATCATCGTGGGCTTCCCCGGCGAGACCGAGGAGGACTTCGAGCAGACCATGCACGTGGTCCGCGAGGCCCGCTTCACCCAGGCCTTCACCTTCCAGTACTCCAAGCGCCCCGGCACCCCGGCCGCCACCATGGAGGACCAGATCCCCAAGGCGGTCGTCCAGAAGCGCTACGAGCGCCTGGTCGCCCTCCAGGAGGAGATCTCCTGGGAGGAGAACAAGAAGCAGGTCGGCCGCACCCTGGAGCTGATGGTCGCCGAGGGCGAGGGCCGCAAGGACGGCGCCACGCACCGCCTCTCCGGCCGCGCCCCCGACAACCGCCTCGTCCACTTCACCAAGCCGGACCAGGAGGTCCGCCCCGGCGACGTGGTGACCGTCGAGATCACCTACGCCGCGCCGCACCACCTGCTGGCGGAGGGCGCGGTCCTGGACGTACGGCGGACGCGGGCGGGCGACGCCTGGGAGAAGCGGAACGCCGCGCCCGCGGAGAAGGCGGCCGGGGTGATGCTGGGGCTGCCGAAGATCGGGGCTCCGGAGCCGCTGCCGGCGGCCACCACGGGTGGGTGCGGGGTTCTTCAGTAG
- the miaA gene encoding tRNA (adenosine(37)-N6)-dimethylallyltransferase MiaA — protein sequence MSNAVPPPRVIAVVGPTAAGKSDLGVFLAQRLGGEVVNADSMQLYRGMDIGTAKLTPEERHGVPHHLLDIWDVTAAASVAEYQRLARARIDALLADGRWPILVGGSGLYVRGAVDNLEFPGTDPEIRARLEEELTLRGSGALHARLAAADPEAAHAILPSNGRRIVRALEVIEITGKPFTANLPGHDAVYDTVQIGVDVARPELDERIARRVDRMWDAGLVEEVRALEAQGLREGRTASRALGYQQVLAALAGQCTMDEARAETVRATKRFARRQDSWFRRDPRVHWLKGGLADLTELPQLALALIERPVTA from the coding sequence GTGAGTAACGCAGTTCCCCCTCCACGGGTCATCGCCGTCGTCGGACCGACCGCGGCCGGAAAGTCCGATCTGGGTGTCTTTCTGGCGCAGCGCCTGGGAGGCGAGGTCGTCAACGCCGACTCCATGCAGCTCTACCGGGGGATGGACATCGGCACCGCCAAGCTGACCCCCGAGGAGCGCCACGGAGTCCCGCACCACCTCCTGGACATCTGGGACGTCACGGCCGCCGCCAGCGTCGCCGAGTACCAGCGGCTCGCCCGCGCCCGCATCGACGCCCTGCTCGCCGACGGCCGCTGGCCGATCCTGGTGGGCGGCTCGGGCCTGTACGTCCGGGGGGCCGTCGACAACCTGGAGTTCCCCGGGACCGACCCCGAGATCCGCGCCCGGCTGGAGGAGGAGCTGACCCTGCGCGGCTCCGGCGCGCTGCACGCCCGGCTCGCCGCCGCCGACCCCGAGGCCGCCCACGCGATCCTGCCCAGCAACGGCCGCCGCATCGTCCGCGCCCTCGAAGTGATCGAGATCACCGGAAAGCCGTTCACGGCGAACCTGCCGGGCCATGACGCGGTCTACGACACCGTCCAGATCGGCGTCGACGTGGCACGGCCCGAACTCGACGAGCGCATCGCCCGCCGCGTCGACCGCATGTGGGACGCCGGACTGGTCGAAGAAGTGCGCGCACTGGAGGCGCAGGGGTTGCGCGAGGGGCGTACGGCGTCGCGTGCGCTCGGCTACCAGCAGGTCCTCGCGGCGCTCGCCGGGCAGTGCACGATGGACGAGGCGCGGGCCGAGACCGTGCGTGCCACCAAGCGCTTCGCGCGCCGTCAGGATTCATGGTTCAGGCGGGACCCACGGGTGCATTGGCTCAAGGGGGGGCTCGCCGACCTGACGGAACTCCCGCAGCTCGCACTGGCGTTGATCGAACGACCGGTCACAGCCTGA
- a CDS encoding sigma-70 family RNA polymerase sigma factor, translating to MSQSAPDTGEAAPSSHDGSVRKLYEEHHGPLLRYVSSLIRGDRQRAEDFVQETLVRAWLSTANQPSGWSPSRAWLMRVAHNLVIDWSRRERVHTDIQHEHALDRHLEPVDPMSQAVQRRFMVHALSRLSHPHREVLFYVYVLGCTGTDAADALGIPPGTVKSRTHHAIRELRRRHPEHALAAA from the coding sequence ATGTCCCAAAGCGCCCCGGACACCGGCGAGGCCGCGCCCTCCTCCCACGACGGTTCCGTCCGCAAACTCTACGAAGAGCACCACGGCCCCCTGCTGCGCTATGTGTCGAGCCTCATCCGGGGGGACCGCCAGCGGGCCGAGGACTTCGTCCAGGAGACCCTGGTCCGCGCCTGGTTGAGCACCGCGAACCAGCCCTCGGGCTGGTCACCGTCCCGGGCCTGGCTGATGAGGGTGGCGCACAACCTGGTGATCGACTGGTCCCGCCGCGAGCGCGTGCACACCGACATCCAGCACGAACACGCCCTGGACAGGCACCTCGAACCGGTGGACCCGATGAGCCAGGCCGTCCAGCGCCGCTTCATGGTCCACGCCCTCTCCCGGCTCTCGCACCCCCACCGCGAGGTCCTCTTCTACGTCTACGTCCTCGGCTGCACCGGCACCGACGCCGCGGACGCCCTGGGCATCCCCCCGGGCACCGTCAAGTCCCGTACCCACCACGCGATACGGGAACTGCGCCGCCGGCACCCCGAACACGCCCTGGCGGCGGCATGA